A region from the Salvelinus fontinalis isolate EN_2023a chromosome 23, ASM2944872v1, whole genome shotgun sequence genome encodes:
- the mapk7 gene encoding mitogen-activated protein kinase 7, which translates to MSSKEGGGGETAESGAMATQSSMAVNNGRDNNQKNHHDEVGRLHAEPSNETGSTADTSTAAKNLALLKAHSLDVNFEVGEEYDVIETIGTGAYGVVSSARRRDNGQQVAIKKIPNAFEVVQNAKRTLRELKILKHFKHDNIIAIKDILQPSLPHFKSVYVVLDLMESDLHQIIHSRQPLTPEHTRYFLYQLLRGLKYVHSANVIHRDLKPSNLLVNENCELKIGDFGMARGLSSHPEESHSFMTEYVATRWYRAPELMLSLHHYSLAIDLWSVGCIFAEMLGRKQLFPGKHYVHQLQLILSVLGTPPEGVIGAIGADRVRSYVRSLPSHAPVPLTKLYPQAEPAALDLLATMLRFDPRERIDVSQALEHPYLSKYHDQDDEPICVPAFDFEFDKAPMSREQIKESILVEIQDFHRRKQNNRQRIQFRPLQRQGGGDQRSAQTSTVNLTNNSLASMSRPTQVSPMQPQPVSKSQANQHHITTGGNQTFANQLPSFSKQAPPLLEVTPSQRLTHTLPLLTQTESCQDVDMPSANSDSGQPEIIDLITPVSSQGTSPSEALRESSKVEELVPTSQGGPLTQVTQSQPMSQGQAASSVSSTLAHDTMAPLPNSVPSLMLSQAQAQSLSQSLTQSLSKGARGTAGAGEGTRKDGAISEDTKAALKEALRKSALRNKARDGGPTALSMDTGGAGLTCSLTSSLSLPELRRPVTAQERQREREEKRRRRQERAKERERKMKEKERREGDSLGGVLLSDNDKSLLERWKRMMDSRADKSQTPDVDAAKTKGSKVSSHVSGKSSEKTQEAMAVNHTKSDKDAGEIQTHKQTVPQIEPNLSGMFQPLNTQGSLPFSLGQTKGEEMGRVAASGGMDMVDGASCGLAKNNTLKPTQGEYEGPRIFNCLGNWVGQQVGAGTSQQQQLPLNRSPQACQTSFPQPQPHPVGTFLTKAPALPSSETNGNMRTGDGQNNINSHPNSVPSGAGPMEKLCSALREKPGSHTQSPLCGAFGALSLPQPSLGFTDTGQPGHAVAPDIHTVTLQLSKSQVEDVLPPVFSVTPKGSGAGYGVGFDLDDLFNQSLTDLQHADLRDSYNDSGPLSASLLSDWLEVHRMTPADLESLQQELQLGSPMILSDSIPSDT; encoded by the exons ATGTCATccaaggagggggggggaggcgAAACTGCTGAATCCGGGGCTATGGCAacacagagttcaatggctgtcaATAATGGCAGGGACAACAACCAGAAGAACCATCATGATGAAGTAGGGAGGTTGCACGCGGAACCAAGCAACGAAACAGGCAGTACAGCAGACACCAGCACAGCAGCCAAGAACTTGGCTTTGCTCAAAGCCCACTCCCTGGATGTGAATTTTGAGGTTGGCGAGGAGTATGACGTCATAGAGACCATCGGCACAGGGGCCTATGGCGTCGTGTCCTCCGCCAGGAGGCGGGACAATG GTCAACAAGTGGCAATTAAGAAGATTCCCAATGCTTTTGAGGTGGTGCAAAACGCTAAGCGTACATTACGAGAGCTGAAGATTCTCAAGCATTTCAAACATGACAACATTATCGCCATCAAAGACATCCTCCAGCCTAGCCTCCCTCACTTCAAGTCTGT ATATGTGGTTCTGGACCTGATGgagagtgatctccaccagatcATCCACTCCCGGCAGCCGCTGACTCCAGAGCACACACGTTACTTCCTGTACCAGCTCCTCCGCGGTCTCAAGTACGTGCACTCGGCCAATGTCATCCACCGCGACCTCAAGCCCTCCAACCTGCTGGTCAACGAGAACTGCGAGCTGAAGATCGGTGACTTTGGCATGGCCCGGGGCCTTAGCTCACACCCCGAGGAGTCCCACTCCTTCATGACCGAGTACGTGGCCACACGCTGGTACCGCGCCCCTGAACTAATGCTCTCGCTGCACCACTACAGCCTGGCCATCGACCTGTGGTCTGTGGGCTGCATCTTTGCCGAGATGCTGGGCCGCAAGCAGCTGTTTCCCGGGAAGCACTATGTCCACCAGCTGCAGCTTATCCTGTCTGTGTTGGGCACACCACCAGAGGGTGTGATCGGGGCCATCGGGGCCGATCGGGTGCGCTCCTACGTGCGGAGCCTGCCGTCGCACGCACCTGTGCCCTTGACCAAGTTGTACCCGCAGGCCGAGCCTGCTGCCCTGGACCTGCTGGCCACCATGCTGCGCTTCGATCCTCGCGAGCGGATTGATGTGAGCCAGGCACTGGAGCACCCCTACCTGTCCAAGTACCACGACCAGGACGATGAGCCCATCTGCGTGCCCGCCTTCGACTTTGAGTTCGACAAGGCGCCCATGAGCCGGGAGCAGATCAAAGAGTCCATCCTAGTGGAGATCCAGGACTTCCACCGGCGGAAGCAGAACAACCGGCAGAGGATCCAGTTCAGGCCCTTACAGAGGCAGGGTGGTGGTGACCAACGGTCTGCTCAAACCTCCACCGTCAACCTGACCAATAACTCATTGGCTTCCATGTCACGACCGACACAGGTATCACCGATGCAGCCGCAACCAGTGTCAAAGAGTCAAGCCAATCAGCATCATATAACAACAGGAGGGAACCAAACTTTCGCCAATCAGCTGCCGTCCTTTAGTAAACAGGCCCCACCCCTTTTAGAGGTGACCCCATCCCAACGTCTGACCCACACGTTGCCTCTCCTGACCCAGACAGAGAGTTGCCAGGACGTGGATATGCCCAGCGCCAACTCGGACAGCGGGCAGCCTGAGATCATAGACCTGATCACGCCAGTCTCTTCCCAGGGCACCTCACCGTCTGAAGCTCTGAGGGAAAGCTCGAAGGTGGAGGAGCTAGTACCCACCAGCCAGGGGGGACCTCTGACCCAAGTCACCCAGAGTCAGCCAATGTCTCAGGGCCAGGCTGCGTCTTCCGTGTCCTCCACTTTAGCGCACGACACCATGGCCCCTCTGCCCAACTCTGTGCCTTCTCTCATGCTCTCCCAGGCCCAAGCTCAGTCACTTTCGCAGTCCCTCACTCAGTCCTTGTCCAAGGGGGCGAGGGGAACAGCGGGGGCAGGGGAAGGGACCAGGAAAGATGGAGCCATTTCGGAGGACACCAAAGCAGCGCTCAAGGAGGCCTTGCGGAAGTCGGCTCTCAGAAACAAAGCCAGAG ATGGAGGTCCTACAGCGCTGAGCATGGATACAGGTGGAGCAGGTCTGACATGCTCActaacttcctccctctctcttccggaGCTACGGCGGCCcgtcacagcccaggagcgccaaagagaaagggaggagaagaggaggaggaggcaggagcGAGCTAAGGAGCGGGAGAGGAAgatgaaagagaaggagagaagagaaggggactCATTGGGTGGGGTTCTCCTGAGCGACAACGACAAGAGCTTATTGGAACGCTGGAAGAGGATGATGGACAGCCGTGCAGACAAATCACAGACCCCCGATGTCGACGCAGCCAAAACTAAGGGCAGCAAAGTAAGTTCCCACGTCAGCGGGAAGTCGAGCGAAAAGACCCAGGAGGCAATGGCTGTAAACCACACCAAATCGGATAAGGATGCAGGGGAGATTCAGACTCACAAACAGACGGTACCCCAAATAGAGCCCAATCTGTCAGGCATGTTCCAGCCACTAAATACCCAGGGCTCACTGCCTTTCTCTCTGGGCCAGACAAAGGGAGAGGAGATGGGCCGTGTGGCTGCGAGTGGAGGGATGGACATGGTGGATGGAGCCTCCTGTGGCTTAGCTAAAAACAACACGCTAAAACCAACGCAGGGTGAGTACGAAGGGCCAAGGATCTTCAACTGTCTGGGGAATTGGGTCGGGCAGCAGGTAGGGGCCGGGACTTCCCAGCAACAGCAGCTACCCCTTAACAGATCACCCCAAGCCTGCCAGACAAGCTTCCCTCAGCCTCAGCCGCACCCCGTGGGGACTTTCTTGACGAAAGCCCCAGCACTACCATCGAGCGAAACTAATGGCAACATGAGAACAGGGGATGGTCAGAACAACATCAACTCTCACCCTAACTCAGTCCCTAGTGGTGCCGGGCCCATGGAGAAGCTGTGCTCGGCTCTGAGAGAGAAGCCCGGGTCCCACACGCAAAGCCCTCTCTGCGGGGCCTTTGGGGCCCTGTCCCTTCCTCAGCCCAGCTTAGGGTTCACAGACACCGGACAGCCGGGGCACGCTGTGGCCCCTGACATCCACACGGTCACACTGCAGCTCTCAAAGTCACAG GTGGAAGATGTGCTGCCTCCGGTGTTCTCTGTCACGCCTAAGGGCAGTGGGGCAGGTTACGGAGTGGGCTTTGACCTGGATGACCTCTTCAACCAGTCTCTCACTGACCTCCAGCACGCAGACCTCAGAGACAG TTACAATGACTCAGGCCCCCTCTCAGCCTCcctgctctctgattggctggAGGTGCACCGCATGACTCCGGCTGACCTGGAATCGCTACAGCAGGAACTACAGCTAGGATCTCCCATGATCCTCTCTGACTCCATCCCCTCTGACACCTGA